From a single Rosa rugosa chromosome 7, drRosRugo1.1, whole genome shotgun sequence genomic region:
- the LOC133722878 gene encoding uncharacterized protein LOC133722878 has protein sequence MKSMLDAVVISPTQSAFVPGQNIHDNVIAAFETVHSIRRNAGRGETNLILKLDISKAYDRVEWLFLEKIMLKLGFAEKWVQLIMRCVCSTSFSVLWEGQPTGFFRPSRDDSLVFAKVEAQEVVNLKQILLLYESAEGKKINVEKSAVAFGPGGEI, from the exons ATGAAAAGTATGCTGGATGCAGTAGTGATTTCTCCCACCCAGAGTGCTTTTGTTCCCGGTCAGAATATCCATGACAATGTTATTGCTGCCTTTGAGACAGTTCATTCTATTCGAAGAAATGCTGGAAGAGGTGAGACTAATTTAATTCTTAAGCTGGATATTAGTAAGGCGTATGATCGGGTGGAATGGTTGTTTCTGGAGAAGATTATGCTAAAGCTGGGGTTTGCAGAGAAGTGGGTGCAGCTGATTATGAGGTGTGTTTGTTCTACATCCTTCTCAGTTCTTTGGGAAGGACAACCTACTGGTTTCTTCCGACCTTCAAGAG ATGACAGTTTGGTATTTGCTAAAGTAGAGGCGCAGGAGGTTGTTAACTTGAAGCAAATCCTTCTTCTTTATGAGTCTGCGGAGGGTAAAAAAATCAACGTTGAAAAATCAGCAGTGGCGTTTGGGCCTGGTGGGGAAATCTAG
- the LOC133722879 gene encoding uncharacterized protein LOC133722879: MNGIWSFKFLEIEARTILSIPLSRSGGQDKLIWHYHKSGRFTVKSGYWVAAQEKSRKAGLIASSSNMDGRGGYSTGWRRLWGLQLPNKIKVFLRRACIGFLPCAAVLRQRRVCNSAMCGACGFRDESVLHALWECTVARQVWKCTFLAEWDVYLRSCVGQEEKNELASRRDVGSHVQQTIRWRCPRPGAIKLNVDRALKIGQGTFGTGAVCRDEARTCIGVLAVPGKGYLSPQTCEFLALINGLHFSHLEIEGDAQNIFAALASNQEDLSSEGALVDEAKPIIGFKSREGFGKATIPKSREGFGTYMLAVSS, from the exons ATGAATGGAATATGGAGCTTTAAATTTCTTGAGATTGAAGCTCGAACTATTCTTTCCATACCACTTTCACGAAGTGGAGGACAAGATAAGTTGATATGGCACTATCATAAAAGTGGAAGATTTACCGTTAAATCCGGCTATTGGGTTGCTGCTCAAGAAAAATCACGGAAGGCGGGATTGATTGCTTCAAGTAGTAATATGGATGGGAGGGGTGGGTACAGCACGGGTTGGCGGAGGCTTTGGGGTTTACAACTCCCCAACAAAATTAAGGTGTTTCTTCGGAGGGCATGCATTGGGTTTCTCCCTTGTGCTGCGGTGTTGAGACAAAGAAGAGTGTGCAACAGTGCAATGTGTGGGGCTTGTGGGTTTAGAGATGAATCTGTTCTTCATGCTTTGTGGGAGTGTACAGTGGCTCGTCAAGTTTGGAAGTGTACTTTTTTGGCTGAG TGGGATGTTTATTTAAGAAGTTGCGTTGGTCAAGAGGAGAAGAATGAATTGGCTAGTAGGCGTGATGTAGGTTCACATGTGCAGCAGACTATTAGATGGAGGTGTCCAAGGCCAGGAGCAATTAAATTGAATGTAGATAGAGCTTTGAAGATTGGACAGGGGACTTTTGGCACTGGCGCAGTGTGCAGAGATGAAGCGAGGACCTGTATTGGTGTTTTGGCTGTTCCAGGGAAAGGTTATCTAAGTCCACAAACATGTGAGTTCCTGGCTTTAATTAATGGATTGCACTTCTCCCATTTAGAGATTGAAGGCGATGCGCAGAACATCTTCGCGGCGCTTGCATCTAACCAGGAGGATCTTAGTTCGGAGGGGGCTTTGGTAGATGAAGCCAAG CCTATTATCGGATTTAAATCAAGAGAAGGTTTTGGGAAAGCCACCATTCCTAAATCAAGAGAAGGTTTTGGGACCTACATGCTAGCTGTGAGTTCATGA
- the LOC133721278 gene encoding uncharacterized protein LOC133721278, translated as MQMPLPHSTRFLASWNKWTQINNAASSHLRFITHLTYPHHHHLHLSLSFRALLLLPRPSLSPLLRPRSPHFPPSRIFMTTTQAASESPQSSTKTVRLVIKGRVQGVFYRNWTIENATQLGLKGWVRNRRDGSVETLLSGNSDAVQEMEQRCRRGPPSAMVTGLEVYPSTDDPGSGFERKQTV; from the exons ATGCAAATGCCACTTCCACACAGTACCAGATTCCTCGCATCTTGGAACAAATGGACCCAAATCAACAATGCTGCTAGTTCTCATCTTAGATTCATCACCCATCTCACTTATCCTCACcaccatcatcttcatctttctCTTTCGTTTCgcgctcttcttcttctacctcgcccttctctttctcctctgCTCAGACCTCGTTCACCTCACTTTCCACCTTCTCGGATTTTCATGACCACCACACAGGCCGCCTCCGAATCCCCCCAATCCTCCACCAAAACG GTGAGGCTTGTGATAAAGGGGAGGGTTCAGGGTGTGTTTTACAGGAACTGGACTATAGAGAATGCAACCCAATTGGGGTTGAAGGGTTGGGTGAGGAACAGGAGAGATGGGTCTGTGGAGACTCTGCTATCTGGGAATTCCGATGCGGTCCAGGAAATGGAGCAGAGGTGTCGACGAGGTCCTCCATCTGCAATGGTCACTGGGCTTGAGGTTTATCCCAGCACTGATGACCCTGGTTCTGGATTTGAGCGCAAACAAACGGTTTGA
- the LOC133721259 gene encoding heavy metal-associated isoprenylated plant protein 6-like has protein sequence MGEKVEGAKNEGEKKAADAGKKVDGGSPTVVFKTDMHCEGCAKKIKRAVKNFPGVEQVKTDAGANKLTVTGKVDAAALKAKLEERIRKKVDLVSPQPAKKEGGGEGGGDKKKAEEKSEKPSEKKAEEKKPADKPKEKEAPKESTVALKIRLHCEGCIQKMRSKILKFKGVSTVAFDMAKDLVTVVGTMDTKALVPYLSEKFKRPVDVIAPAKKDDGAGAKKDDKKAAAGGGEKKDGGGDKKEEKKEGKKEAAPGGGGGEKKEEKKEAAAAGGGGGAMVNKMEHSGYPYAASTSYWYDPGHVYNHNKFVMEAQEHQAHVSQGYGNYNYATPMEHYPAPQMFSDENPNGCSVM, from the exons ATGGGCGAG AAAGTGGAAGGTGCGAAGAATGAGGGCGAGAAGAAGGCCGCCGACGCCGGAAAGAAGGTCGACGGCGGCTCTCCCACTGTCGTTTTTAAGACCGACATGCATTGCGAGGGATGCGCCAAGAAAATCAAACGAGCTGTCAAAAACTTCCCTG GTGTTGAACAAGTGAAGACAGATGCCGGAGCCAACAAACTGACGGTGACCGGGAAAGTGGACGCCGCCGCTCTGAAGGCGAAACTCGAGGAGAGGATTAGGAAGAAGGTCGACCTCGTCTCTCCTCAGCCGGCCAAAAAGGAAGGAGGCggtgaaggaggaggagacaaGAAGAAGGCGGAGGAAAAGTCCGAAAAGCCCTCGGAGAAGAAAGCCGAAGAGAAAAAGCCAGCCGATAAGCCCAAAGAGAAGGAGGCCCCCAAAGAG AGCACGGTCGCTTTGAAGATCCGGTTGCATTGCGAGGGTTGCATCCAGAAGATGCGCAGTAAAATCTTGAAGTTCAAAG GTGTTAGTACGGTGGCCTTCGACATGGCCAAAGATCTGGTCACGGTGGTGGGCACGATGGACACCAAAGCGCTAGTTCCCTATCTGTCGGAGAAGTTCAAGAGACCGGTCGACGTGATCGCGCCGGCGAAGAAGGACGACGGCGCCGGAGCCAAGAAAGATGATAAGAAAGCAGCTGCCGGAGGCGGCGAGAAGAAAGATGGAGGTGGTGAcaagaaggaagaaaagaaagagggaaAGAAGGAAGCTGCCCCCGGAGGCGGTGGAGGcgagaagaaggaggagaagaaagaagCTGCTGCTGCCGGCGGCGGTGGAGGTGCGATGGTGAACAAAATGGAGCATTCCGGCTACCCTTACGCGGCGTCGACGTCGTACTGGTACGACCCCGGACACGTTTACAACCACAACAAGTTTGTGATGGAGGCTCAGGAGCACCAGGCGCATGTTAGCCAAGGGTACGGGAACTACAACTACGCAACGCCCATGGAGCACTACCCGGCGCCGCAGATGTTCAGCGACGAGAACCCCAACGGTTGTTCGGTGATGTGA